In the Flavobacterium sp. 90 genome, AAATCTCGTGATATGAATCTGACGAACAGCTTCATAAACTCTTTCTCTAAAATCCTCAAAATTTTCTTTATTCGTAGCCGAAATAAACAATGCATTATCTTCGCCTAAACGATGCATCCAAGTTGTTTTCCACTCATCAAGTGTATAATGTCTTGGTGTTTTTTCGGTCATCAAATCATCTTCATCGATCGTCAAATGTTTGTAAGCATCGATTTTATTAAAAACCATTATAACCGGTTTTTCATGTGCTTTTATATCCTGCAAAGTCTGATTTACAGATTCGATATGATCTTCAAAATCAGGATGCGAAATATCTACAATGTGCAGTAACAAATCGGCTTCGCGAACTTCATCCAATGTACTTTTGAAAGAATCAACCAATTGTGTTGGCAGTTTTCTAATAAAACCTACTGTGTCTGAAAGCAAAAATGGTAAGTTTTTAATAACCACTTTTCGAACCGTGGTATCCAGGGTTGCGAATAATTTATTCTCAACAAAAACATCACTTTTACCAACAGCATTCATCAAAGTCGATTTTCCAACATTGGTATAACCAACCAATGCAACGCGTACCATAGCGCCACGATTGCTTCGTTGAATACCCATTTGTTTATCGATCGTTTTGATTTTATCTTTCAATAACGAAATTCTGTCACGCACAATACGTCTATCCGTTTCGATCTCTGTTTCTCCGGGACCACGCATACCAATACCACCTTTTTGACGCTCAAGGTGTGTC is a window encoding:
- the hflX gene encoding GTPase HflX; this translates as MLEKEVINFERTAIVGIVTQNQSEEKLNEYLDELEFLTFTAGGEVIKRFSQKMERPNPKTFVGTGKIEEINLFVKEHDISTLIFDDELSPSQQKNISKIIDCKILDRTNLILDIFAQRAETSYARTQVELAQCIYLLPRLSGLWTHLERQKGGIGMRGPGETEIETDRRIVRDRISLLKDKIKTIDKQMGIQRSNRGAMVRVALVGYTNVGKSTLMNAVGKSDVFVENKLFATLDTTVRKVVIKNLPFLLSDTVGFIRKLPTQLVDSFKSTLDEVREADLLLHIVDISHPDFEDHIESVNQTLQDIKAHEKPVIMVFNKIDAYKHLTIDEDDLMTEKTPRHYTLDEWKTTWMHRLGEDNALFISATNKENFEDFRERVYEAVRQIHITRFPYNKFLYPDYKDAIEKEEEKDEE